A genome region from Paracoccus stylophorae includes the following:
- a CDS encoding PLP-dependent aminotransferase family protein: MRRRIPVETIYLREDDAPSLQGRLAAAIVRAILESRAGPGSRLPSSRRMAEALGMSRMTVTLVYQDLVSQGYLETIPRSGVAVAATVPHRRLQPIQPSGDEKPMDWGDWLSDHDLPKRVIQKPANWRDYRYPFIFGQADETLFDHGAWRDCARRALGSRDFPDLAADRYRADDPLLVDYICSNTLQRRGIMARPDEVLVTMGAQNGLYLTVELLARADRLAVMEEPGYPDFAETLRRAQSPTTFLPVDEMGLNPADLPQNTRLVAITPSHHIPTGTTMPLSRRRELIAMAGTQDFLIVEDDYDFEMSYLSPPEPALKSLDRSGRVIYLGSFSKSLFPGLRIGYMVAPAALIERARALRSIMLRHPPSHLQRITAYFLALGHYDAHIVRLRETLQARREILEQALNRTSLRIAGVPTSGGSSVWVCGPEGSDSEVLAARLEHDSVLIEPGAVFFENPPAPCPFFRLGYGSICKSRIATAVGLIESRARGLSCGEL; this comes from the coding sequence ATGCGGCGCCGGATCCCAGTCGAGACGATCTATCTGCGCGAGGACGACGCGCCGAGCCTGCAGGGGCGTCTGGCCGCAGCCATCGTGCGGGCGATTCTGGAAAGCCGGGCCGGACCGGGATCGCGCCTGCCCTCCAGCCGCAGGATGGCCGAGGCTTTGGGCATGTCCCGGATGACGGTCACGCTGGTCTATCAGGATCTGGTCAGCCAGGGATATCTTGAGACGATCCCGCGATCGGGCGTCGCCGTGGCCGCGACCGTGCCGCATCGCCGATTGCAGCCGATCCAGCCCTCCGGCGACGAAAAGCCGATGGATTGGGGCGACTGGCTGTCGGACCACGATCTTCCGAAACGGGTGATCCAGAAGCCTGCGAACTGGCGCGACTATCGCTATCCGTTCATTTTCGGACAGGCGGATGAGACGCTGTTCGATCACGGCGCCTGGCGCGATTGCGCGCGCCGCGCCCTGGGCAGCCGCGATTTTCCCGATCTGGCGGCCGACCGCTATCGCGCGGACGATCCGTTGCTGGTCGATTACATCTGTTCCAACACCTTGCAGCGGCGCGGGATCATGGCGCGGCCCGATGAGGTTCTGGTGACGATGGGGGCGCAGAACGGGCTGTATCTGACCGTCGAACTGCTGGCCCGCGCCGACCGTCTGGCGGTCATGGAAGAGCCGGGCTATCCCGATTTCGCCGAAACGCTGCGCCGCGCGCAAAGCCCGACGACGTTCCTGCCGGTCGACGAGATGGGGCTGAACCCCGCCGATCTGCCGCAAAACACGCGATTGGTGGCGATCACGCCCAGCCACCACATCCCCACCGGCACCACCATGCCGCTGTCGCGCCGGCGCGAATTGATCGCCATGGCCGGGACGCAGGATTTCCTGATCGTCGAGGATGATTACGATTTCGAGATGTCGTATCTGTCGCCGCCGGAACCGGCGCTGAAATCGCTGGATCGTTCGGGCCGCGTCATCTATCTGGGCAGCTTCTCCAAGTCGCTGTTTCCGGGACTGCGCATCGGTTACATGGTCGCGCCTGCGGCGCTGATCGAACGGGCGCGCGCGCTGCGGTCGATCATGCTGCGTCACCCGCCCAGCCATCTGCAGCGCATCACCGCGTATTTCTTGGCGCTTGGCCATTACGACGCCCATATCGTGCGGCTGCGCGAAACCCTGCAAGCCCGGCGGGAAATCCTGGAACAGGCGCTGAACCGGACGTCGCTGCGGATCGCGGGCGTTCCCACCTCGGGCGGCTCAAGCGTGTGGGTCTGCGGCCCCGAGGGCAGCGACAGCGAGGTGCTGGCGGCACGGCTTGAGCATGACAGTGTGCTGATCGAACCCGGCGCGGTCTTCTTCGAAAACCCGCCCGCACCCTGCCCGTTCTTCCGACTGGGCTATGGCTCGATCTGCAAAAGCCGGATCGCCACGGCGGTCGGGCTGATCGAAAGCCGCGCGCGCGGATTGTCGTGCGGGGAGTTGTGA
- a CDS encoding ABC transporter ATP-binding protein produces MTEMQRVEAAQTDPEDPRKAFPRSDTAAAPVGSRSERVVIRITDLVMSYGGAEPVLAGASLKVREGEFVSLVGPSGSGKSTVLRAIAGLHAPAGGTVERFVSLEDMGFLFQDDALLPWRTAQDNVALGLRLRGKSRAEARAEADQWLSQLGLAHFGLRYPRQLSGGQRKRVALAQVLALRPKLLLMDEPFASLDAIVRHRVTQELLEWVEREKITVLLVTHDLEEAQALSDTIYLLSRGPRALIRSRYEVRIARPRDLIHVRGHPSFAPLLQRIWDDLWDEVDVDGGGA; encoded by the coding sequence ATGACTGAAATGCAGCGGGTTGAGGCGGCTCAGACCGATCCGGAAGACCCGCGCAAGGCCTTTCCGCGTTCCGACACGGCGGCTGCTCCGGTCGGGAGCCGGAGCGAGAGGGTCGTGATCCGGATCACCGACCTCGTCATGAGTTATGGCGGCGCCGAGCCGGTGCTGGCGGGCGCATCCCTGAAGGTGAGGGAAGGCGAATTCGTCAGCCTCGTCGGCCCATCCGGTTCGGGCAAGAGCACGGTGCTTCGGGCAATTGCCGGGCTGCACGCGCCAGCCGGCGGAACGGTCGAGCGGTTCGTATCGCTCGAAGACATGGGCTTCCTGTTCCAGGACGACGCCCTGCTGCCGTGGCGAACGGCGCAAGACAACGTGGCGCTGGGTCTCAGGCTGCGGGGGAAGAGCCGGGCAGAGGCCCGCGCGGAAGCTGACCAGTGGCTCTCGCAACTCGGGCTGGCGCATTTTGGCTTGCGCTACCCGCGCCAGCTTTCCGGCGGCCAAAGGAAGCGCGTCGCTTTAGCGCAGGTCCTTGCGCTCCGGCCCAAGCTGCTCCTGATGGACGAACCCTTCGCTTCGCTCGACGCGATCGTGCGGCACAGGGTGACACAGGAACTTCTGGAATGGGTGGAGCGGGAAAAGATCACCGTGCTTTTGGTCACTCACGATCTCGAAGAGGCGCAAGCGCTTTCGGACACGATCTACCTCCTGTCTCGGGGGCCGCGCGCTCTGATCCGCAGCCGATACGAGGTAAGGATCGCGCGGCCTCGTGATCTGATACACGTCCGGGGCCACCCCTCCTTCGCTCCGCTCCTTCAGCGCATCTGGGACGATCTGTGGGACGAAGTCGACGTTGATGGGGGCGGCGCTTGA
- a CDS encoding ABC transporter permease, which yields MNLWKSQKWLRQGTSLVVMLLLWELLSRQGYIDPFYLPPPSQIGAALFQLFAEGSIWNHLAATATAALAGLVLGLILGALLGFGGALIRPVADILEPIMILLNAIPRVILAPLFIIWFGIGLGSKIAISIVLVAVLIFFAVYSGVREVDVRLVERVRTLGGGRGTLLREVYIPSVIAWIMGNLKVAVGFAFTGAVVGEFVASSRGLGYLLSFAQSSYNAALTMALIFLIMVFVLVLFVMADRLEHWLLRWRHV from the coding sequence TTGAACCTCTGGAAATCGCAAAAATGGCTGCGGCAGGGGACGTCACTCGTGGTCATGCTTCTTCTCTGGGAACTGCTCAGCCGGCAGGGATACATCGACCCGTTCTATCTGCCGCCGCCAAGCCAGATCGGAGCGGCACTCTTTCAGCTCTTTGCGGAAGGCTCGATCTGGAACCATCTTGCCGCCACGGCAACCGCAGCACTTGCCGGCCTGGTTCTCGGCCTCATCCTGGGGGCCCTGCTTGGTTTCGGGGGTGCGTTGATTCGCCCGGTGGCGGACATCCTCGAGCCGATCATGATCCTCTTGAACGCCATTCCCCGGGTGATCCTCGCGCCGCTCTTCATCATCTGGTTCGGCATCGGTCTCGGCTCGAAGATCGCCATCAGCATTGTTCTTGTCGCCGTGCTGATCTTTTTCGCCGTCTACAGCGGGGTTCGTGAGGTGGATGTGCGACTCGTCGAAAGAGTTCGCACGCTTGGCGGGGGACGCGGGACCCTCTTGCGTGAGGTCTATATCCCGTCGGTCATTGCCTGGATCATGGGAAACCTGAAAGTCGCGGTGGGCTTTGCCTTCACCGGTGCGGTCGTCGGTGAATTCGTGGCATCCAGCAGGGGTCTGGGCTATCTGCTTTCCTTTGCTCAAAGCAGTTATAATGCGGCGCTGACCATGGCGCTGATCTTCCTGATCATGGTCTTCGTTCTCGTTCTCTTCGTCATGGCGGACCGGCTGGAGCACTGGCTGCTGCGGTGGCGCCACGTCTGA
- a CDS encoding SDR family oxidoreductase produces the protein MVQLTRALALEWARYDIRVNALCPGYIETPLNRDFFATEAGQNLIRRIPQRRLGQMSDLDAPLRLLCSDDAAYMTGAILAVDGGHLCSSL, from the coding sequence GTGGTGCAGCTGACCAGGGCGCTGGCGCTGGAATGGGCGCGCTACGACATCCGGGTGAATGCGCTGTGTCCCGGCTATATCGAGACCCCGCTCAACCGCGACTTCTTTGCGACCGAAGCGGGACAGAACCTGATCCGCCGCATCCCGCAGCGGCGCCTGGGGCAGATGTCGGATCTGGACGCGCCATTGCGGCTGCTGTGCTCCGATGATGCGGCCTACATGACCGGCGCGATCCTTGCGGTTGACGGCGGTCATCTTTGTTCCAGCCTGTAA
- a CDS encoding DUF169 domain-containing protein, whose protein sequence is MTSLQALAAELSDLLRLASPPLGISFRAEIGVPGYQAVYPPPAADGRTGAVSAGCVFWNKAATRVFSTVAADHANCSVGSYTHGFKRLDEVAGNDDVAALFSSGWVSEADVPGIATVKERPQSVTYGPVADFAGDPEIIFLRLNAKQAMIIDDAIDGVRFEGKPQCHIVAIAKEANDVAVSVGCMLSRVRTGMNNNEMTAAIPANRLPEIVEKLRENAVTERAVAMYAAQDAERFD, encoded by the coding sequence ATGACGTCCCTGCAAGCCCTTGCCGCGGAACTGTCCGATCTGTTGCGCCTCGCATCTCCGCCGCTGGGCATATCGTTCAGGGCCGAAATCGGAGTTCCCGGCTATCAGGCTGTCTACCCTCCTCCCGCCGCGGATGGAAGAACCGGAGCGGTATCGGCCGGATGCGTCTTCTGGAACAAGGCCGCGACCCGCGTCTTTTCGACCGTCGCAGCCGACCATGCCAATTGCAGCGTCGGAAGCTACACGCACGGCTTCAAGCGTCTCGATGAGGTGGCGGGCAATGATGACGTCGCCGCGCTCTTCTCCTCCGGTTGGGTGAGCGAGGCCGATGTTCCAGGAATCGCCACCGTCAAGGAGCGCCCTCAGTCTGTCACTTACGGCCCGGTCGCCGATTTCGCGGGCGACCCCGAAATCATCTTCCTGCGCCTGAACGCCAAACAGGCCATGATTATCGACGACGCCATCGACGGTGTGCGCTTTGAAGGAAAGCCGCAGTGCCACATCGTGGCGATCGCCAAGGAAGCGAACGACGTCGCGGTGAGCGTGGGCTGCATGTTGAGCCGGGTGCGAACCGGGATGAACAACAACGAGATGACGGCCGCCATTCCCGCAAACCGACTTCCCGAGATTGTGGAAAAACTGCGTGAGAATGCGGTGACGGAAAGAGCGGTTGCGATGTATGCCGCCCAGGATGCAGAGCGCTTCGATTAG
- a CDS encoding ABC transporter substrate-binding protein: protein MRCCQESKLDLYLGGPDPDGISRRSLIKGAAGVAGLSMAAGATSSRAQGTPIRLAFCSQLLCVVPYEVTRAEEFFAREGLEVELVYTRGGNAAMQALVGGAVDYAATSFDVAVQAFANGAGIRRFATTGRLPLFALAVAPDQVETILSFKDLEGETVGISGLGNADHTLMLFLLTQAGADPSTIQFAALGPNMFEALRRGQVAAGMVQEPALTLIAAAGGRILFNAMEIEDADRYLGGPYEFMGVAYRAEERDERLEEMQAVARALETGLQFQREAPVSRLRQAIPPELLVGGEGAQFEKIIAQYRASLYPESVAIDVEACQRVVDALRSSGSLTASVDLGVLLDTEVVPA from the coding sequence ATGCGGTGCTGCCAGGAGAGCAAGCTCGACCTTTATCTGGGCGGCCCCGATCCCGACGGGATCTCGCGCAGATCCTTGATCAAGGGAGCGGCCGGTGTGGCCGGCCTGTCTATGGCCGCCGGAGCGACAAGCAGCCGTGCGCAGGGAACCCCCATCAGGCTTGCCTTCTGCAGCCAGCTTCTCTGCGTCGTTCCTTACGAGGTCACCCGGGCCGAGGAGTTCTTCGCGCGCGAGGGTCTTGAGGTCGAACTGGTTTACACCCGGGGCGGAAATGCCGCCATGCAGGCCCTGGTCGGCGGCGCCGTCGATTACGCGGCCACCTCGTTCGACGTCGCCGTTCAGGCCTTTGCCAACGGGGCGGGTATACGCCGCTTTGCGACCACCGGCCGTCTGCCTCTTTTCGCCCTTGCGGTGGCGCCCGACCAGGTGGAAACCATCCTTTCGTTCAAGGATCTCGAGGGCGAGACGGTCGGGATCTCCGGCCTCGGCAACGCCGACCACACGCTGATGCTCTTCCTCCTGACGCAGGCCGGCGCCGATCCGTCGACCATCCAGTTCGCAGCCCTTGGGCCGAACATGTTCGAGGCGCTGCGCCGGGGGCAGGTTGCCGCCGGAATGGTTCAGGAGCCGGCCTTGACGCTGATCGCCGCCGCTGGCGGACGCATCCTCTTCAACGCGATGGAGATAGAAGATGCCGATCGGTATCTGGGCGGGCCCTACGAGTTCATGGGCGTCGCCTATCGTGCCGAAGAGCGCGATGAGCGCCTTGAGGAGATGCAGGCCGTTGCGCGAGCCCTCGAGACGGGTCTGCAATTTCAGCGTGAAGCGCCGGTGTCGCGGCTGCGGCAGGCGATTCCCCCGGAACTGCTCGTGGGAGGGGAAGGAGCGCAGTTCGAGAAGATCATTGCGCAGTATCGGGCATCGCTTTACCCCGAATCCGTGGCCATCGACGTCGAGGCGTGCCAGCGCGTCGTGGATGCGCTGCGCTCCAGCGGGTCACTGACTGCCAGCGTGGATCTCGGCGTCCTTCTGGACACCGAGGTCGTGCCTGCATGA
- a CDS encoding acyl-CoA dehydrogenase family protein, whose translation MDFTISPRIEDFRRRIADFVDDRILPLESDPQAYDAHENIDLAHLTVLRDQARAQGLWCLQLSPEYGGQGLGRVGMAVCYEEMNRSVFGPAVFNAAAPDDGNMMVIEALGTDEQKDWFLRPVAEGRVRSAFVMTEPDPGAGSDPGMTQTTATREGGDYVIHGRKWFITGAEGAAHFILLARTSDDPGRGLTCFLFHRDQPGWSILRRIPIMGPEEHGGHCELAFDGLRISARNVVLAEGRGMKVVQTRLGTARLTHCMRWLGLAKRCMEIAAEYAARREGFGIRLADRESVQIVMGGLAADIEIGRLLVMKAAWELDQGSFAQKEVSMAKIHVANLLHRAADAAIQINGARGYSKDTVAEWIYRYARQARLVDGADEVHKMILSRSLAAEGRDFWRWDVAPERAS comes from the coding sequence ATGGATTTCACCATCTCCCCCCGCATCGAGGATTTCCGGCGCCGCATCGCCGATTTCGTGGACGACCGCATCCTGCCGCTCGAATCCGATCCGCAAGCTTATGACGCGCACGAGAACATCGACCTTGCGCACCTGACGGTCCTGCGGGATCAGGCCAGGGCACAGGGATTGTGGTGCCTTCAGCTGTCGCCCGAATATGGCGGGCAGGGTCTTGGCCGGGTGGGAATGGCCGTCTGCTACGAAGAGATGAACAGATCCGTTTTCGGCCCCGCGGTGTTCAACGCGGCGGCGCCAGACGATGGCAACATGATGGTCATCGAAGCCCTTGGCACGGACGAGCAGAAAGACTGGTTCCTGCGCCCCGTGGCCGAGGGGCGGGTGAGATCGGCGTTCGTCATGACCGAACCGGACCCGGGCGCGGGGTCGGACCCCGGCATGACGCAGACCACCGCCACGCGGGAGGGGGGCGATTACGTGATCCACGGCCGCAAGTGGTTCATCACCGGGGCCGAGGGCGCGGCGCATTTCATCCTGCTTGCGCGAACGTCCGACGACCCCGGGCGCGGCCTGACCTGCTTTCTGTTTCACCGCGATCAGCCCGGATGGTCGATCCTGCGCCGCATCCCGATCATGGGTCCGGAAGAACACGGCGGCCACTGCGAACTGGCGTTCGACGGGCTGCGCATTTCCGCCAGAAACGTGGTGCTGGCCGAAGGACGTGGCATGAAGGTCGTCCAGACCCGCCTGGGCACGGCGCGGCTGACGCACTGCATGCGCTGGCTCGGTCTGGCAAAGCGCTGCATGGAGATCGCGGCCGAATATGCTGCGCGCCGTGAAGGCTTTGGCATCCGTCTTGCCGACCGTGAAAGCGTGCAGATCGTGATGGGAGGGCTTGCCGCCGACATCGAGATCGGCCGCCTTCTGGTCATGAAAGCGGCGTGGGAACTGGATCAGGGATCATTTGCCCAAAAAGAGGTGTCCATGGCCAAGATCCATGTGGCCAATCTGCTGCACCGGGCGGCGGACGCAGCCATCCAGATCAACGGCGCGAGGGGCTATTCCAAGGATACGGTGGCCGAATGGATCTATCGCTATGCCCGTCAGGCCCGCCTGGTCGATGGCGCCGATGAGGTGCACAAGATGATCCTCAGCCGCAGCCTCGCCGCCGAGGGCCGCGACTTCTGGCGTTGGGATGTCGCGCCGGAGCGTGCGTCGTGA
- a CDS encoding phosphotransferase family protein — translation MTSAAEPSADFAPERLEACLRERFGSGSLELQRISGGQSNPTYFVTFAGRRMVLRKQPAGEILRGAHAIDREFRVMRAFGATDVPVPQTILYHQDAELLGTPFYLMERVEGRVFSDARLPGMAPAERRAIYLSMAETLARLHGKSPDEIGLAGFGRPGDYFARQLHRWTSQLAASSFAGNAVLNDLARQVAELLPEDDGLISIAHGDFRLGNLLYHPDEPRVVAVLDWELSTIGHPLADLGFAAIPWHSQPDEFGGLLGHVSEGIPTEAEFFAAYRTVLPAVPPPSVFHIAFALFRFAVVFVGIADRAAAGNAADPEAARYAPLAERFAVRAQELLAGRAHAPHG, via the coding sequence GTGACGTCGGCCGCAGAACCGTCCGCAGATTTCGCGCCCGAACGATTGGAAGCATGCCTGCGAGAACGCTTCGGCTCGGGATCGCTGGAGTTGCAGCGCATCAGTGGCGGGCAGTCCAATCCCACCTATTTCGTGACCTTCGCCGGACGCCGGATGGTGCTGCGCAAGCAGCCCGCGGGCGAGATCCTGCGCGGCGCGCATGCGATCGACCGCGAGTTCCGCGTGATGCGGGCATTTGGCGCGACCGATGTGCCGGTGCCCCAGACGATCCTGTATCACCAGGATGCGGAGTTGCTGGGAACGCCGTTCTACCTGATGGAGCGGGTCGAGGGCCGTGTCTTTTCGGACGCACGCCTCCCCGGCATGGCACCGGCGGAACGGCGCGCGATCTATCTGTCGATGGCGGAAACGCTGGCACGCCTGCATGGTAAAAGTCCCGACGAGATCGGTCTGGCCGGTTTCGGCCGCCCCGGTGATTATTTCGCGCGTCAGCTTCACCGCTGGACCAGCCAACTCGCCGCATCCAGCTTCGCCGGCAATGCAGTGCTGAACGACCTTGCCCGCCAGGTCGCCGAGTTGCTGCCCGAGGATGACGGCCTGATCTCGATTGCGCATGGCGACTTTCGCCTTGGTAACCTGCTTTACCACCCGGACGAGCCCAGGGTCGTCGCGGTCCTCGACTGGGAGCTTTCCACCATCGGTCATCCCTTGGCCGACCTGGGCTTTGCGGCGATACCATGGCATTCGCAGCCCGACGAATTCGGCGGCCTCCTTGGGCATGTCAGCGAAGGCATTCCGACCGAGGCCGAGTTTTTCGCGGCCTACCGGACCGTCCTGCCGGCGGTGCCGCCGCCGTCCGTCTTCCACATCGCCTTTGCCCTGTTTCGCTTCGCCGTGGTCTTCGTGGGCATCGCTGACCGAGCCGCGGCGGGCAATGCTGCCGACCCCGAGGCGGCCCGGTATGCGCCCTTGGCCGAACGGTTCGCGGTCCGCGCTCAGGAACTGCTTGCCGGGCGAGCACATGCGCCACATGGCTGA
- a CDS encoding penicillin acylase family protein: protein MQTGNVLAALLLGAALSPMPAVAGEVTIKRDQWGMPHVYGYTVHDLFFGYGYAVAQDRLYSMDMARRSATGHVAAALGSEFVDYDRKIRSEYWPASIQQQIDAAAPQEREILSGYAAGMNAWIDKVQAEPDRLMPQEYTVNGFEPEEWTEFDVAMVFIGSMLNRFGDYNTEIENAALLDALIDAHGEETAQAMFDTLLSVDAEGAPTTIPAGDWDPSQRDRTNLDLRPIKGASISDEVLRQIAPVPPTLVAADGTTIPRARWRDESLRLMAAHGPAGLRLEAASNLAILGPEKLDGARAVLLNGPQFNWFRPAYTYSIALHGAGFDVAGNTALGYPGIMFAHNGKIAWGSTWAAGDQVDIFRETVNPENPEQYRRDGEWVDMESREETIEVAGGEPVTFTAYRTVHGPVIARDQDQHTAFAKKRAWSGAELGTLFSWVELMKAQDYDGFLAALERSAVNVNSYFADADGNIGYLFGGYYPKRAEGHDTRLPVSGEGGMDWQGIMPFETNPHVKNPSNHMVLNWNNRPAEGFPSPDEHWYGWMPADRVTVMFDAFDKKQSFTAQEVWDTMVGEVAFEDVNAGPFIPFITEAAADLPSGDRRRQLADRLAEWDRMRRDDDGDGRYDAPEVAIMETWLETLLTQIYSRELPEPYGDWFSSAGYPDPDAPGGSGQNIGVGAKVLHYNLLGQGYDFLGGNPHESILAALDQTAETLTGKYGDDPEGWLSPVGVIRYSHENFRGIPQTLSERESDTAIAMNRGTENNMVVFSEDGVMSFEVVPPGQSGFIAPDGSVGETYDDQAALYEDLDHKRVWFTAAEVEENAVSTEVVETE, encoded by the coding sequence ATGCAGACGGGAAACGTTCTGGCCGCCCTTCTTCTGGGCGCAGCCCTGTCGCCGATGCCGGCTGTGGCCGGCGAGGTCACGATCAAACGCGACCAGTGGGGCATGCCCCATGTATATGGCTACACGGTCCATGATTTGTTCTTCGGTTACGGCTATGCGGTGGCGCAGGATCGGCTCTACTCCATGGACATGGCGCGGCGCAGCGCGACCGGGCATGTGGCGGCAGCATTGGGGTCCGAGTTTGTCGATTACGACAGAAAGATCCGCTCGGAATACTGGCCGGCCTCGATCCAGCAGCAGATCGACGCCGCTGCTCCGCAGGAAAGGGAAATCCTTTCAGGCTATGCCGCCGGCATGAATGCCTGGATCGACAAGGTCCAGGCCGAGCCTGACCGGCTGATGCCACAGGAATACACGGTGAACGGCTTCGAGCCGGAAGAGTGGACCGAGTTCGATGTCGCGATGGTGTTCATCGGCTCGATGCTCAACCGCTTTGGTGACTACAATACCGAGATCGAGAATGCCGCGCTGCTTGACGCGCTGATCGACGCGCATGGCGAAGAGACGGCGCAGGCGATGTTCGACACGCTTCTCAGCGTCGACGCCGAAGGCGCGCCGACGACGATCCCGGCGGGCGACTGGGATCCGTCGCAGCGCGACCGCACCAATCTGGACCTGCGCCCGATCAAGGGGGCCTCGATTTCAGACGAGGTGCTTCGCCAGATCGCGCCGGTGCCGCCGACGCTGGTCGCGGCAGACGGCACGACAATCCCGCGGGCCAGGTGGCGGGACGAATCCCTGCGGCTCATGGCCGCTCACGGACCGGCCGGCCTGCGCCTTGAGGCGGCGTCGAACCTTGCGATCCTCGGTCCCGAAAAGCTGGACGGCGCGCGGGCGGTCCTGCTGAACGGGCCGCAGTTCAACTGGTTCCGCCCGGCCTATACCTACTCCATCGCGCTTCATGGCGCGGGGTTCGACGTGGCGGGCAATACGGCACTGGGCTATCCTGGCATCATGTTTGCCCATAACGGGAAAATCGCCTGGGGCAGCACATGGGCGGCGGGCGATCAGGTCGACATCTTCCGCGAGACGGTAAACCCTGAAAACCCTGAGCAATACCGTCGAGACGGCGAATGGGTCGACATGGAAAGCCGCGAGGAGACGATCGAGGTCGCGGGCGGTGAGCCGGTCACCTTTACCGCCTACCGCACCGTGCATGGGCCGGTGATCGCCCGCGACCAGGACCAGCATACGGCCTTCGCCAAGAAACGAGCCTGGAGCGGGGCCGAACTTGGCACGCTATTTTCCTGGGTCGAGCTGATGAAGGCGCAAGACTATGATGGTTTTCTTGCCGCGCTGGAACGTTCGGCGGTCAACGTCAACAGCTACTTTGCCGATGCCGACGGCAATATCGGCTATCTGTTCGGCGGGTATTATCCGAAGCGGGCCGAGGGCCACGACACACGCCTGCCGGTCTCGGGCGAAGGCGGGATGGACTGGCAGGGCATCATGCCGTTCGAGACGAACCCGCATGTGAAGAACCCGTCCAACCACATGGTGCTGAACTGGAACAACCGCCCTGCCGAGGGCTTTCCAAGCCCGGACGAGCACTGGTACGGCTGGATGCCTGCCGACCGCGTCACCGTGATGTTCGACGCTTTCGATAAGAAGCAGTCCTTCACTGCCCAAGAGGTCTGGGACACGATGGTGGGCGAGGTCGCATTCGAGGATGTGAACGCGGGGCCGTTCATCCCCTTCATCACCGAGGCAGCGGCCGATCTGCCGTCCGGCGATCGGCGCCGTCAGCTTGCCGACCGGCTTGCCGAATGGGACCGGATGCGGCGCGACGATGACGGCGATGGTCGCTATGACGCGCCCGAGGTCGCCATCATGGAAACCTGGCTGGAAACGCTGCTGACGCAGATCTATTCGCGCGAACTGCCCGAGCCGTATGGCGACTGGTTTTCCTCTGCGGGCTATCCCGATCCCGACGCTCCGGGCGGGTCGGGCCAGAATATCGGGGTGGGCGCCAAGGTGCTGCACTATAATCTTCTCGGACAGGGGTACGATTTCCTTGGCGGCAACCCGCACGAGTCCATCCTCGCGGCGCTGGACCAGACAGCCGAGACGCTGACCGGGAAATATGGCGACGACCCCGAGGGCTGGCTCAGCCCGGTGGGCGTGATCCGCTATTCGCACGAGAATTTCCGCGGCATCCCGCAGACATTGTCCGAACGCGAAAGCGATACCGCCATCGCCATGAACCGCGGCACCGAGAACAACATGGTCGTGTTCAGCGAGGACGGTGTCATGAGCTTCGAGGTGGTGCCGCCGGGACAGAGCGGCTTCATCGCACCAGACGGCAGCGTGGGCGAAACCTATGACGATCAGGCGGCGCTCTACGAGGATCTCGACCACAAGCGCGTCTGGTTCACCGCCGCAGAGGTCGAGGAGAACGCGGTCTCGACAGAAGTCGTCGAGACCGAGTAG